A single window of Bombus affinis isolate iyBomAffi1 chromosome 15, iyBomAffi1.2, whole genome shotgun sequence DNA harbors:
- the LOC126924815 gene encoding hemicentin-2-like isoform X1: MKFTYLQSITVIIFLIVVRITGEQRFAETPALYQEVSSGDDVQLRCRVQDKRGQCIWQKDRKPVGMHPDKYEWASGRGSDCTLLIRRASLDFDDGYWECQVTSGDFTRQDALTSLPSRLLVRVKPRKPRLEYGGTILNSALTLREGQEVTISCVSRYGNPPALIKWYIGGDEVEPLREQTNATEVDSPKTWAAHSLLRVRGQRENHGLPIRCITMHPSSVVPTSAETRLDVHYSPDVRIETKPRLLVAALEDSASFMSLKCFADGNPSGTIKWFKDTTPIAVTSNVVALMLNRTQQNGTMTGSELRFEPVKRNDAGLYSCKAVNVIGESTAANYRLDVQYGPRLKSEDPTYNDTAQKFEETTLLGTSLEPFECIDFEANPPPQYRWVHLRGGVTETIENPLQTKDGGKRLHLKNVMWSDEGEYRCVAFNVINGVRREMPSEARYVLHVTGPPEIQARPSSGGKGIYESLGWAGEPEHTLKSRFCSRPPPRLVAWQWGSSHIRAGESIHPKYEALSLEHIKENDMPTNCYWAKLMIKDLQIEDARIYTLLVESEKGRDSTNIKLTIRDPTEMRVIAAAAAVGLLFLLLLVSIAVYSMLRLKNRRYRREEDGSIAADALYSNTPTAERQKNVNSSQNKAYVRKTNTEGGLAVTYDYDQITKQVRAMSPEALKVRRAPAVLQPPTIV, from the exons ATGAAATTCACTTATCTCCAAAGCATCACTGTGATCATATTTCTGATAGTTGTTCGAATTACCGGTGAGCAAAGATTCGCGGAAACTCCAGCCCTGTATCAAGAAGTTTCCTCCGGTGACGATGTACAATTAAGGTGCAGGGTACAGGACAAACGGGGTCAATGTATATGGCAGAAGGACCGGAAACCAGTAGGTATGCATCCGGATAAATACGAATGGGCCAGCGGACGCGGCAGCGATTGCACCCTTCTTATCAGGAGAGCCTCCCTCGATTTCGATGACGGCTACTGGGAGTGTCAAGTCACTTCTGGTGATTTCACGCGACAGGACGCCTTAACTTCTTTACCATCTCGTCTTTTAGTTAGGG TAAAACCCCGCAAACCACGCTTGGAATATGGAGGGACGATTTTAAACTCCGCCCTAACTCTAAGGGAAGGCCAGGAAGTTACCATTTCCTGCGTATCAAGATATGGAAACCCACCAGCGCTTATCAAATG GTACATAGGAGGGGATGAAGTAGAACCATTAAGGGAGCAAACAAACGCGACAGAAGTGGATAGTCCGAAAACCTGGGCAGCCCACAGCCTCCTCCGTGTCCGTGGACAAAGGGAAAACCATGGTCTGCCGATTCGGTGCATCACGATGCATCCATCCAGCGTTGTTCCAACATCTGCGGAAACACGACTGGATGTGCATT ACTCCCCAGATGTAAGAATAGAAACGAAGCCCCGACTCCTGGTGGCGGCACTGGAGGATTCGGCCAGCTTTATGAGCCTGAAATGCTTCGCGGATGGCAATCCCAGCGGAACGATCAAGTGGTTCAAGGATACAACTCCCATCGCGGTAACAAGCAACGTGGTGGCGTTGATGCTAAACAGAACGCAGCAGAACGGCACGATGACCGGCTCCGAGTTGAGATTCGAGCCGGTCAAGAGAAACGATGCCGGTCTCTATTCTTGCAAGGCGGTCAACGTTATCGGTGAAAGCACCGCGGCTAACTATAGACTGGACGTACAAT ATGGTCCCAGATTAAAATCAGAAGATCCTACTTACAACGATACCGCGCAAAAATTTGAAGAAACGACTTTGCTTGGTACAAGCTTGGAACCCTTCGAGTGTATAGATTTTGAAGCAAATCCTCCGCCTCAATATCGATGGGTGCATCTTCGTGGTGGCGTGACGGAGACCATTGAGAATCCGCTGCAGACCAAAGACGGTGGAAAACGTTTACATTTGAAGAACGTGATGTGGTCCGACGAAGGGGAATATCGATGCGTGGCATTCAATGTGATCAACGGAGTGCGGAGAGAAATGCCCAGCGAGGCTCGTTACGTGCTCCACGTAACCGGACCGCCTGAGATACAGGCGAGGCCGTCTTCCGGTGGAAAGGGCATTTACGAGTCACTAGGATGGGCCGGAGAACCGGAACACACTTTGAAGTCTCGCTTTTGTTCGAGACCTCCGCCTAGACTCGTTGCTTGGCAATGGGGAAGCTCGCATATCAGAGCTG gCGAGAGTATTCATCCAAAATACGAAGCATTATCATTAGAGCATATCAAGGAAAACGATATGCCAACTAATTGCTACTGGGCGAAGCTAATGATCAAGGATCTTCAAATAGAGGACGCTAGAATATACACCCTCTTAGTAGAAAGCGAAAAGGGTAGAGATTCCACTAATATCAAACTAACTATTCGTGACCCAACGGAGATGAGAGTAATTGCAGCAGCAGCTGCAGTAGGGTTATTGTTTCTTCTCCTTCTAGTATCCATTGCTGTATATTCAATGTTAAGGTTGAAGAATAGAAGATATCGTCGAGAAGAAGATGGTAGCATTGCTGCAGATGCATTATATAGCAATACACCTACAGCAGAGAGACAGAAGAATGTGAACTCATCTCAAAATAAAGCGTATGTGAGAAAGACGAACACGGAGGGTGGATTGGCTGTTACGTATGATTATGACCAGATCACGAAGCAGGTGCGCGCCATGAGCCCAGAAGCACTGAAAGTCAGGCGAGCACCAGCTGTTCTTCAACCGCCAACCATTGTATAA
- the LOC126924815 gene encoding hemicentin-2-like isoform X2, which yields MKFTYLQSITVIIFLIVVRITGEQRFAETPALYQEVSSGDDVQLRCRVQDKRGQCIWQKDRKPVGMHPDKYEWASGRGSDCTLLIRRASLDFDDGYWECQVTSGDFTRQDALTSLPSRLLVRVKPRKPRLEYGGTILNSALTLREGQEVTISCVSRYGNPPALIKWYIGGDEVEPLREQTNATEVDSPKTWAAHSLLRVRGQRENHGLPIRCITMHPSSVVPTSAETRLDVHYSPDVRIETKPRLLVAALEDSASFMSLKCFADGNPSGTIKWFKDTTPIAVTSNVVALMLNRTQQNGTMTGSELRFEPVKRNDAGLYSCKAVNVIGESTAANYRLDVQYGPRLKSEDPTYNDTAQKFEETTLLGTSLEPFECIDFEANPPPQYRWVHLRGGVTETIENPLQTKDGGKRLHLKNVMWSDEGEYRCVAFNVINGVRREMPSEARYVLHVTGPPEIQARPSSGGKGIYESLGWAGEPEHTLKSRFCSRPPPRLVAWQWGSSHIRAGESIHPKYEALSLEHIKENDMPTNCYWAKLMIKDLQIEDARIYTLLVESEKVSIAVYSMLRLKNRRYRREEDGSIAADALYSNTPTAERQKNVNSSQNKAYVRKTNTEGGLAVTYDYDQITKQVRAMSPEALKVRRAPAVLQPPTIV from the exons ATGAAATTCACTTATCTCCAAAGCATCACTGTGATCATATTTCTGATAGTTGTTCGAATTACCGGTGAGCAAAGATTCGCGGAAACTCCAGCCCTGTATCAAGAAGTTTCCTCCGGTGACGATGTACAATTAAGGTGCAGGGTACAGGACAAACGGGGTCAATGTATATGGCAGAAGGACCGGAAACCAGTAGGTATGCATCCGGATAAATACGAATGGGCCAGCGGACGCGGCAGCGATTGCACCCTTCTTATCAGGAGAGCCTCCCTCGATTTCGATGACGGCTACTGGGAGTGTCAAGTCACTTCTGGTGATTTCACGCGACAGGACGCCTTAACTTCTTTACCATCTCGTCTTTTAGTTAGGG TAAAACCCCGCAAACCACGCTTGGAATATGGAGGGACGATTTTAAACTCCGCCCTAACTCTAAGGGAAGGCCAGGAAGTTACCATTTCCTGCGTATCAAGATATGGAAACCCACCAGCGCTTATCAAATG GTACATAGGAGGGGATGAAGTAGAACCATTAAGGGAGCAAACAAACGCGACAGAAGTGGATAGTCCGAAAACCTGGGCAGCCCACAGCCTCCTCCGTGTCCGTGGACAAAGGGAAAACCATGGTCTGCCGATTCGGTGCATCACGATGCATCCATCCAGCGTTGTTCCAACATCTGCGGAAACACGACTGGATGTGCATT ACTCCCCAGATGTAAGAATAGAAACGAAGCCCCGACTCCTGGTGGCGGCACTGGAGGATTCGGCCAGCTTTATGAGCCTGAAATGCTTCGCGGATGGCAATCCCAGCGGAACGATCAAGTGGTTCAAGGATACAACTCCCATCGCGGTAACAAGCAACGTGGTGGCGTTGATGCTAAACAGAACGCAGCAGAACGGCACGATGACCGGCTCCGAGTTGAGATTCGAGCCGGTCAAGAGAAACGATGCCGGTCTCTATTCTTGCAAGGCGGTCAACGTTATCGGTGAAAGCACCGCGGCTAACTATAGACTGGACGTACAAT ATGGTCCCAGATTAAAATCAGAAGATCCTACTTACAACGATACCGCGCAAAAATTTGAAGAAACGACTTTGCTTGGTACAAGCTTGGAACCCTTCGAGTGTATAGATTTTGAAGCAAATCCTCCGCCTCAATATCGATGGGTGCATCTTCGTGGTGGCGTGACGGAGACCATTGAGAATCCGCTGCAGACCAAAGACGGTGGAAAACGTTTACATTTGAAGAACGTGATGTGGTCCGACGAAGGGGAATATCGATGCGTGGCATTCAATGTGATCAACGGAGTGCGGAGAGAAATGCCCAGCGAGGCTCGTTACGTGCTCCACGTAACCGGACCGCCTGAGATACAGGCGAGGCCGTCTTCCGGTGGAAAGGGCATTTACGAGTCACTAGGATGGGCCGGAGAACCGGAACACACTTTGAAGTCTCGCTTTTGTTCGAGACCTCCGCCTAGACTCGTTGCTTGGCAATGGGGAAGCTCGCATATCAGAGCTG gCGAGAGTATTCATCCAAAATACGAAGCATTATCATTAGAGCATATCAAGGAAAACGATATGCCAACTAATTGCTACTGGGCGAAGCTAATGATCAAGGATCTTCAAATAGAGGACGCTAGAATATACACCCTCTTAGTAGAAAGCGAAAAGG TATCCATTGCTGTATATTCAATGTTAAGGTTGAAGAATAGAAGATATCGTCGAGAAGAAGATGGTAGCATTGCTGCAGATGCATTATATAGCAATACACCTACAGCAGAGAGACAGAAGAATGTGAACTCATCTCAAAATAAAGCGTATGTGAGAAAGACGAACACGGAGGGTGGATTGGCTGTTACGTATGATTATGACCAGATCACGAAGCAGGTGCGCGCCATGAGCCCAGAAGCACTGAAAGTCAGGCGAGCACCAGCTGTTCTTCAACCGCCAACCATTGTATAA
- the LOC126924815 gene encoding hemicentin-2-like isoform X3, which yields MEVKPRKPRLEYGGTILNSALTLREGQEVTISCVSRYGNPPALIKWYIGGDEVEPLREQTNATEVDSPKTWAAHSLLRVRGQRENHGLPIRCITMHPSSVVPTSAETRLDVHYSPDVRIETKPRLLVAALEDSASFMSLKCFADGNPSGTIKWFKDTTPIAVTSNVVALMLNRTQQNGTMTGSELRFEPVKRNDAGLYSCKAVNVIGESTAANYRLDVQYGPRLKSEDPTYNDTAQKFEETTLLGTSLEPFECIDFEANPPPQYRWVHLRGGVTETIENPLQTKDGGKRLHLKNVMWSDEGEYRCVAFNVINGVRREMPSEARYVLHVTGPPEIQARPSSGGKGIYESLGWAGEPEHTLKSRFCSRPPPRLVAWQWGSSHIRAGESIHPKYEALSLEHIKENDMPTNCYWAKLMIKDLQIEDARIYTLLVESEKGRDSTNIKLTIRDPTEMRVIAAAAAVGLLFLLLLVSIAVYSMLRLKNRRYRREEDGSIAADALYSNTPTAERQKNVNSSQNKAYVRKTNTEGGLAVTYDYDQITKQVRAMSPEALKVRRAPAVLQPPTIV from the exons ATGGAAG TAAAACCCCGCAAACCACGCTTGGAATATGGAGGGACGATTTTAAACTCCGCCCTAACTCTAAGGGAAGGCCAGGAAGTTACCATTTCCTGCGTATCAAGATATGGAAACCCACCAGCGCTTATCAAATG GTACATAGGAGGGGATGAAGTAGAACCATTAAGGGAGCAAACAAACGCGACAGAAGTGGATAGTCCGAAAACCTGGGCAGCCCACAGCCTCCTCCGTGTCCGTGGACAAAGGGAAAACCATGGTCTGCCGATTCGGTGCATCACGATGCATCCATCCAGCGTTGTTCCAACATCTGCGGAAACACGACTGGATGTGCATT ACTCCCCAGATGTAAGAATAGAAACGAAGCCCCGACTCCTGGTGGCGGCACTGGAGGATTCGGCCAGCTTTATGAGCCTGAAATGCTTCGCGGATGGCAATCCCAGCGGAACGATCAAGTGGTTCAAGGATACAACTCCCATCGCGGTAACAAGCAACGTGGTGGCGTTGATGCTAAACAGAACGCAGCAGAACGGCACGATGACCGGCTCCGAGTTGAGATTCGAGCCGGTCAAGAGAAACGATGCCGGTCTCTATTCTTGCAAGGCGGTCAACGTTATCGGTGAAAGCACCGCGGCTAACTATAGACTGGACGTACAAT ATGGTCCCAGATTAAAATCAGAAGATCCTACTTACAACGATACCGCGCAAAAATTTGAAGAAACGACTTTGCTTGGTACAAGCTTGGAACCCTTCGAGTGTATAGATTTTGAAGCAAATCCTCCGCCTCAATATCGATGGGTGCATCTTCGTGGTGGCGTGACGGAGACCATTGAGAATCCGCTGCAGACCAAAGACGGTGGAAAACGTTTACATTTGAAGAACGTGATGTGGTCCGACGAAGGGGAATATCGATGCGTGGCATTCAATGTGATCAACGGAGTGCGGAGAGAAATGCCCAGCGAGGCTCGTTACGTGCTCCACGTAACCGGACCGCCTGAGATACAGGCGAGGCCGTCTTCCGGTGGAAAGGGCATTTACGAGTCACTAGGATGGGCCGGAGAACCGGAACACACTTTGAAGTCTCGCTTTTGTTCGAGACCTCCGCCTAGACTCGTTGCTTGGCAATGGGGAAGCTCGCATATCAGAGCTG gCGAGAGTATTCATCCAAAATACGAAGCATTATCATTAGAGCATATCAAGGAAAACGATATGCCAACTAATTGCTACTGGGCGAAGCTAATGATCAAGGATCTTCAAATAGAGGACGCTAGAATATACACCCTCTTAGTAGAAAGCGAAAAGGGTAGAGATTCCACTAATATCAAACTAACTATTCGTGACCCAACGGAGATGAGAGTAATTGCAGCAGCAGCTGCAGTAGGGTTATTGTTTCTTCTCCTTCTAGTATCCATTGCTGTATATTCAATGTTAAGGTTGAAGAATAGAAGATATCGTCGAGAAGAAGATGGTAGCATTGCTGCAGATGCATTATATAGCAATACACCTACAGCAGAGAGACAGAAGAATGTGAACTCATCTCAAAATAAAGCGTATGTGAGAAAGACGAACACGGAGGGTGGATTGGCTGTTACGTATGATTATGACCAGATCACGAAGCAGGTGCGCGCCATGAGCCCAGAAGCACTGAAAGTCAGGCGAGCACCAGCTGTTCTTCAACCGCCAACCATTGTATAA